The Pagrus major chromosome 10, Pma_NU_1.0 genome contains a region encoding:
- the agfg2 gene encoding arf-GAP domain and FG repeat-containing protein 2 isoform X2, with protein MSNRKHRDNQEICARKVRELAQSGVNKHCFECNQPGVTYTDITVGSFVCTSCSGMLRGLNPPHRVKSISMTTFSQQEVEFLQNHGNEVGRRTWLCVFDPKTDGCSDMKDSQKFKEFLQDKYEKKKWHFSKSKNRRDVEGPWSPGVQAVPPSHGPLANQAPSHNMPPNARSTRPLSQSQLPSWDRAPAISPADMRTDVFTARPSRSQSFRDPPLKDPTLCGIERQRPGSLSSALGAQSHAPSFPALPRPSGRTISASGATGPFRAFPKSLSVDFGGLNHPQAQPLPQSLSQQQQPGGVGQTTTTPPVSGSNAMDRYAAVLQLDSVFSDTTPTTAPPGGPPQYSTIFGSRLSSSSTPASSPGVDTVSSSQTFANFPNPFSSSSQQPVALSPSNPFSNASGGDSGAFVTSPTSVFPPSASFPAPASQNAFPHESASNQEANGFASFPASDSQPKVPRPMSVNPFTGNVYPSRGTSRNPFI; from the exons atgtcgAACCGAAAGCACCGGGACAACCAGGAGATCTGCGCCCGCAAGGTCCGCGAGCTGGCCCAGTCTGGAGTAAACAAACACTGCTTCGAGTGCAACCAGCCCGGGGTGACATACACCGACATCACGGTGGGCAGCTTCGTGTGCACGTCGTGCTCCGGAATGCT GAGAGGCCTCAACCCTCCCCACAGAGTCAAGTCCATCTCCATGACGACCTTCtcccaacaggaagtggaatTCCTCCAAAACCATGGCAACGAG gtcgGCAGGAGGacgtggctgtgtgtgtttgacccaAAGACAGACGGCTGCTCCGACATGAAGGACTCGCAGAAGTTCAAAGAGTTTCTCCAGGACAAATATGAGAAGAAAAAGTG GCATTTTTCCAAAAGTAAGAACCGGAGGGACGTCGAGGGTCCATGGAGCCCGGGGGTCCAGGCAGTGCCCCCTTCTCATGGTCCCTTAGCGAACCAGGCCCCCTCGCATAACATGCCCCCCAACGCCAGATCTACAAGACCACTG TCTCAGTCCCAGCTGCCGTCATGGGATCGAGCTCCTGCGATCTCGCCCGCCGACATGCGGACGGACGTGTTCACCGCTCGGCCGTCGCGCTCCCAAAGCTTCAGGGACCCCCCGCTGAAAG ATCCCACCCTGTGTGGGATAGAGAGGCAGCGGCCGGGCTCCCTGTCGTCAGCGCTCGGAGCTCAGAGCCACGCCCCCTCCTTCCCCGCCCTCCCACGGCCCTCAG GTCGTACAATATCAGCCTCGGGGGCCACGGGTCCCTTCAGGGCCTTCCCCAAGTCTCTCAGCGTTGACTTCGGAGGTCTGAACCATCCTCAGGCGCAGCCTCTGCCCCAGTCtctgtcccagcagcagcagcccggaGGTGTCGGGCAGACGACGACGACGCCGCCGGTGAGCGGCTCCAACGCCATGGACAGATACGCCGCCGTGTTACAGCTGGACAGCGTCTTCTCTGACACGACACCGACCACAG CTCCACCTGGTGGTCCTCCGCAGTACAGCACCATCTTCGGTAGCAGGCTCTCGTCCAGCTCCACTCCTGCCAG CTCCCCCGGTGTCGACACAGTCTCCAGCTCCCAAACCTTTGCAA ATTTCCCCAACCCATTCAGCTCCAGCTCCCAGCAGCCCGTTGCCCTCTCCCCCAGTAACCCCTTCAGCAACGCATCAGGAG GTGACTCCGGTGCGTTCGTCACCTCGCCCACCTCCGTTTTTCCTCCGTCCGCCTCCTTCCCGGCACCCGCTTCCCAGAATGCATTTCCTCACGAGTCAGCGAGCAACCAGGAAGCCAACG GTTTTGCCTCTTTCCCCGCGTCCGACTCTCAGCCCAAAGTCCCCCGGCCGATGTCGGTGAACCCGTTCACG GGGAATGTTTACCCCAGTCGAGGGACGTCGAGAAACCCTTTCATCTGA
- the agfg2 gene encoding arf-GAP domain and FG repeat-containing protein 2 isoform X1, which translates to MSNRKHRDNQEICARKVRELAQSGVNKHCFECNQPGVTYTDITVGSFVCTSCSGMLRGLNPPHRVKSISMTTFSQQEVEFLQNHGNEVGRRTWLCVFDPKTDGCSDMKDSQKFKEFLQDKYEKKKWHFSKSKNRRDVEGPWSPGVQAVPPSHGPLANQAPSHNMPPNARSTRPLSQSQLPSWDRAPAISPADMRTDVFTARPSRSQSFRDPPLKDPTLCGIERQRPGSLSSALGAQSHAPSFPALPRPSASSSFKNHFTLGRTISASGATGPFRAFPKSLSVDFGGLNHPQAQPLPQSLSQQQQPGGVGQTTTTPPVSGSNAMDRYAAVLQLDSVFSDTTPTTAPPGGPPQYSTIFGSRLSSSSTPASSPGVDTVSSSQTFANFPNPFSSSSQQPVALSPSNPFSNASGGDSGAFVTSPTSVFPPSASFPAPASQNAFPHESASNQEANGFASFPASDSQPKVPRPMSVNPFTGNVYPSRGTSRNPFI; encoded by the exons atgtcgAACCGAAAGCACCGGGACAACCAGGAGATCTGCGCCCGCAAGGTCCGCGAGCTGGCCCAGTCTGGAGTAAACAAACACTGCTTCGAGTGCAACCAGCCCGGGGTGACATACACCGACATCACGGTGGGCAGCTTCGTGTGCACGTCGTGCTCCGGAATGCT GAGAGGCCTCAACCCTCCCCACAGAGTCAAGTCCATCTCCATGACGACCTTCtcccaacaggaagtggaatTCCTCCAAAACCATGGCAACGAG gtcgGCAGGAGGacgtggctgtgtgtgtttgacccaAAGACAGACGGCTGCTCCGACATGAAGGACTCGCAGAAGTTCAAAGAGTTTCTCCAGGACAAATATGAGAAGAAAAAGTG GCATTTTTCCAAAAGTAAGAACCGGAGGGACGTCGAGGGTCCATGGAGCCCGGGGGTCCAGGCAGTGCCCCCTTCTCATGGTCCCTTAGCGAACCAGGCCCCCTCGCATAACATGCCCCCCAACGCCAGATCTACAAGACCACTG TCTCAGTCCCAGCTGCCGTCATGGGATCGAGCTCCTGCGATCTCGCCCGCCGACATGCGGACGGACGTGTTCACCGCTCGGCCGTCGCGCTCCCAAAGCTTCAGGGACCCCCCGCTGAAAG ATCCCACCCTGTGTGGGATAGAGAGGCAGCGGCCGGGCTCCCTGTCGTCAGCGCTCGGAGCTCAGAGCCACGCCCCCTCCTTCCCCGCCCTCCCACGGCCCTCAG CCAGTAGCTCTTTCAAAAACCACTTCACTTTAG GTCGTACAATATCAGCCTCGGGGGCCACGGGTCCCTTCAGGGCCTTCCCCAAGTCTCTCAGCGTTGACTTCGGAGGTCTGAACCATCCTCAGGCGCAGCCTCTGCCCCAGTCtctgtcccagcagcagcagcccggaGGTGTCGGGCAGACGACGACGACGCCGCCGGTGAGCGGCTCCAACGCCATGGACAGATACGCCGCCGTGTTACAGCTGGACAGCGTCTTCTCTGACACGACACCGACCACAG CTCCACCTGGTGGTCCTCCGCAGTACAGCACCATCTTCGGTAGCAGGCTCTCGTCCAGCTCCACTCCTGCCAG CTCCCCCGGTGTCGACACAGTCTCCAGCTCCCAAACCTTTGCAA ATTTCCCCAACCCATTCAGCTCCAGCTCCCAGCAGCCCGTTGCCCTCTCCCCCAGTAACCCCTTCAGCAACGCATCAGGAG GTGACTCCGGTGCGTTCGTCACCTCGCCCACCTCCGTTTTTCCTCCGTCCGCCTCCTTCCCGGCACCCGCTTCCCAGAATGCATTTCCTCACGAGTCAGCGAGCAACCAGGAAGCCAACG GTTTTGCCTCTTTCCCCGCGTCCGACTCTCAGCCCAAAGTCCCCCGGCCGATGTCGGTGAACCCGTTCACG GGGAATGTTTACCCCAGTCGAGGGACGTCGAGAAACCCTTTCATCTGA
- the acap1 gene encoding arf-GAP with coiled-coil, ANK repeat and PH domain-containing protein 1, with translation MTVKLDFEECLKDSPRFRAEIEVVQNDVSELETRLDKLVKQCQAMLEAGRVYCQTSKSFVNGLRELGHQCSGDSMMEECLDKFSKKLSIILEAQGEVIETTQKSVKLKLQNFVKEDVRRFKDVRKEFERSSECLEGAQGRNAQAPRGKVHEVEEASNALLNARRTFRSGALDYVLEINVIEAKKKTDILMAVLSLMEAQAQFFQHGHQSLSELDEYRRKLNEEHTQFVLDAAREKRDMEQRHAAIKKKDVSYDDSIMDFNADAANGIAMEGYLYKRASNAFKTWSRRWFSIQKNQLVYQKKFKDQPTVVVEDLRLCTVKPSTENERRFCFEVVSPSKCCLLQADSDRQQQAWISAVQNSIASAFQERREDPHSPRQRCSSMSAGTLGGGGGGGGGADQESEGCKALEEVQAIPGNKQCCDCGEPGPDWASINLGITLCIICSGIHRSLGVHFSKVRSLTLDSWEPELIKLMCELGNTVINRIYEARIDEITIKKPHASSPRGDKESWIRSKYVEKKFIQKLPETGRNPLLRRSSARRNRATTQDRTVQRPPLKPKPNRATLPRVTGLSPSDLVQKNNSSFHKDMDEEEEDLSGLHPGALLYRSAALQNFPVMADALAHGADVNWVNVAEESSTPLIQAVSANALAACEFLLQNGANVNQVDSNGRGPLHHATILGHTGLVCLFLKRGADYNARDKNQKDPITIAVDNANADIVTLLRIAKMNKEMREMDGAFGQSGDDTYHDIFRDFSHMASNNPEKLKRRSADPKT, from the exons ATGACGGTGAAGCTGGACTTTGAGGAGTGTTTGAAGGACTCCCCGCGCTTCAG agctgAAATCGAAGTGGTCCAAAACGATGTGAGTGAACTCGAGACACGGCTAGACAAG CTTGTGAAACAATGCCAGGCCATGCTGGAGGCGGGCAGGGTCTACTGCCAGACCAGCAAGAGCTTTGTCAACGGCCTGCGGGAGCTCGGACACCAGTGCTCCGGGGACAGCATGATGGAG GAGTGTTTGGACAAATTTTCCAAAAAGCTGTCCATCATCTTGGAAGCTCAGGGg GAAGTGATTGAGACCACACAGAAGTCAGTGAAGTTGAAGCTGCAGAACTTTGTCAAAGA GGATGTGCGTCGGTTCAAAGATGTGCGCAAGGAGTTTGAGCGCAGCAGCGAATGTCTGGAGGGGGCACAGGGGAGGAACGCTCAGGCCCCGCGGGGGAAAGTACACGAGGTGGAGGAGGCGAGCAACGCTCTGCTCAACGCACGCAGGACCTTTCGGTCTGGGGCCCTTGATTACGTCCTGGAG ATTAATGTGATTGAAGCCAAGAAGAAGACCGACATTTTGATGGCA GTGCTGTCACTGATGGAGGCCCAGGCCCAGTTCTTCCAACATGGCCACCAGTCTCTGTCAGAACTGGATGAATATCGACGAAAACTGAATGAAGAG CACACTCAGTTCGTTCTGGATGCTGCCCGGGAGAAGAGGGACATGGAGCAGAGACACGCCGCAATCAAGAAAAAG GATGTGTCCTACGATGACTCCATCATGGATTTCAATGCTGATGCAGCTAACGGGATCGCCATGGAGGGATACCTCTACAAGAGGGCCAGCAACGCCTTCAAGACCTGGAGCAG GCGTTGGTTTTCAATTCAGAAAAATCAGCTGGTGTATCAGAAGAAATTCAAG GACCAGCCCACAGTTGTGGTGGAAGACCTGCGTCTTTGCACAGTGAAGCCCAGTACTGAAAATGAGAGACGGTTCTGCTTTGAAGTGGTCTCCCCGTCAAA gtgttgtTTGTTGCAGGCAGACTCAGATAGGCAGCAGCAGGCGTGGATAAGCGCCGTCCAAAACAGCATCGCCTCAGCCTTTCAGGAGCGCAGAGAGGATCCACACAGCCca AGACAGCGCTGCAGCTCGATGTCGGCGGGCACTttgggaggaggtggaggaggaggcggaggagcaGATCAGGAGAGCGAGGGCTGCAAGGCGCTGGAGGAGGTTCAGGCGATCCCTGGGAACAAGCAGTGCTGCGACTGCGGGGAGCCTGGTCCTGATTGGGCCTCCATCAACCTGGGCATCACGCTTTGTATCATCTGCTCAGGCATACACAG GAGCCTGGGAGTCCATTTCTCCAAAGTGCGCTCCCTCACTCTGGACTCGTGGGAGCCAGAGCTCATTAAG TTGATGTGTGAATTAGGGAACACAGTCATCAACAGGATCTACGAGGCCCGGATTGATGAGATCACCATCAAGAAGCCCCACGCCTCCAGTCCCAG AGGAGACAAGGAGTCGTGGATCCGATCAAAGTATGTGGAAAAGAAGTTTATCCAAAAGCTGCCCGAGACCGGCAGGAACCCCCTGCTGAGGCGATCCAGCGCCAGGAGGAACCGAGCGACCACGCAGGACCGGACTGTCCAGCGACCGCCGCTCAAACCCAAACCAAACCGAGCCACTCTGCCTCGGGTCACAG GGCTGAGCCCCAGTGACCTTGTCCAAAAGAACAATTCAAGCTTTCACAAAG ACATGgacgaggaagaagaggatCTGAGTGGGCTCCACCCCGGGGCGCTGCTGTATCGCTCGGCAGCCCTGCAGAACTTCCCCGTCATGGCTGACGCTTTGGCCCACGGAGCCGACGTCAACTGGGTCAACGTGGCCGAGGAGTCCAGCACGCCGCTGATACAGGCCGTCTCAGCA AACGCCCTGGCAGCCTGCGAGTTCCTGCTGCAGAACGGCGCTAACGTCAACCAGGTGGACAGCAACGGGAGAGGGCCGCTTCATCACGCCACCATCCTGGGTCACACAGG GTTGGTTTGTCTCTTTCTGAAGCGAGGAGCAGACTACAACGCCAGAGACAAGAACCAGAAAGACCCCATAACAATCGCTGTGGACAACGCCAACGCCGACATCGTCACTTT GCTGCGGATCGCCAAGATGAACAAGGAGATGCGGGAGATGGACGGAGCGTTTGGCCAATCAG GTGATGATACCTACCACGACATCTTCAGAGACTTTTCACACATGGCCTCAAACAACCCCGAGAAGCTCAAACGCCGCAGCGCAGACCCCAAAACTTAA
- the slc16a13 gene encoding monocarboxylate transporter 13, with protein sequence MADGKPKAESQSDEAEGPDGGWGWVLVGAMFVSTSLVFGLMRSLGIFFVEFVQYFDESAQAISWISSTGLATQQFFSPLGAALCNAYNARVVVMAGGCLAGLGLILASQATCLVHLYLTMGVISGLGWGLVFTPMVATVMANFTRRRTLALGLGFSSIGLSSFAFNPLFQLLVEKYAWRGALLILGALSLNIVPCGALIRPQRRSKAPVKVDSETKPSSASLLQRVSSYLELSLLFERPYITYTLGVSLMNVGYFVPYFHLVAHSRQAGFSEYQAAFVMSAAGASDILGRVASGWFSDLGHFRLIHLLSMWTMLAGVFIMLLPVSSLSGSYAALMVISLLYGFSAGALTSVVFAVVPLIVGVERMMGGLGLLQLIESSAGLLGTPLSGFLKDITGNYVASFMVSGGFLILATLTMATLPHYFSCKDPPPPQRRSLNVKDKGLHSELQQINSLPADMNHREEL encoded by the exons ATGGCTGACGGCAAGCCCAAAGCAGAGAGCCAGAGCGATGAGGCCGAGGGCCCGGATGGAGGCTGGGGCTGGGTGCTGGTCGGTGCCATGTTCGTCAGCACGAGCCTCGTGTTCGGCCTGATGCGCAGCTTAGGGATCTTTTTCGTGGAGTTTGTGCAGTACTTCGATGAGAGTGCTCAGGCCATATCCTGGATCTCGTCCACGGGTCTGGCAACACAGCAGTTCTTCA GTCCATTGGGTGCAGCACTCTGTAATGCATACAATGCCCGGGTGGTGGTGATGGCAGGGGGCTGTCTTGCTGGACTCGGCCTCATACTTGCCTCACAGGCCACCTGTCTTGTTCACCTCTACCTCACTATGGGTGTCATTTCAG GTTTGGGCTGGGGGCTGGTCTTCACCCCCAtggtagctacagtcatggctAATTTCACCCGGCGGCGCACCCTGGCATTGGGACTGGGGTTCTCCAGTATTGGCCTCTCCTCCTTCGCTTTCAACCCGCTCTTCCAGCTGCTGGTGGAAAAGTACGCCTGGCGAGGGGCCCTTCTGATTCTGGGGGCCCTCAGTCTGAATATTGTGCCCTGCGGGGCTCTCATCCGTCCACAGCGACGCTCTAAAGCCCCAGTAAAG GTAGATTCAGAGACCAAGCCATCAAGTGCTTCGCTGCTACAACGAGTCTCCTCCTACCTTGAGCTGTCGCTGCTTTTCGAGAGGCCTTACATCACCTACACGTTGGGCGTCAGTCTCATGAACGTCGGTTACTTTGTGCCGTATTTCCACCTGGTGGCCCACAGCCGCCAAGCCGGCTTCTCGGAGTACCAAGCTGCTTTTGTCATGTCTGCTGCCGGCGCTTCAGACATTTTGGGCCGCGTGGCGTCAGGCTGGTTCTCAGACCTGGGTCATTTTCGGCTGATTCATTTACTGAGCATGTGGACCATGCTGGCGGGAGTGTTCATCATGCTGCTGCCTGTGAGCTCCTTGTCTGGTTCCTACGCCGCACTGATGGTGATCAGCCTCCTCTACGGCTTCAGTGCCGGGGCGCTGACCTCTGTGGTGTTCGCGGTGGTGCCCCTGATTGTGGGTGTGGAGCGCATGATGGGTGGCCTCGGGCTACTGCAGCTCATCGAGAGCAGCGCGGGACTACTAGGGACACCACTGTCAG GGTTTCTAAAGGACATCACCGGCAACTACGTCGCCTCCTTCATGGTATCGGGTGGTTTTCTCATTCTCGCTACTTTGACCATGGCCACTCTTCCTCACTACTTCTCCTGCAAAGATCCACCGCCTCCGCAGAGACGTTCCCTCAACGTCAAAGATAAGGGTTTAcattcagagctgcagcagattaACAGTTTACCTGCTGACATGAACCACAGAGAAGAATTGTGA